Proteins from one Coffea arabica cultivar ET-39 chromosome 8c, Coffea Arabica ET-39 HiFi, whole genome shotgun sequence genomic window:
- the LOC113706972 gene encoding probable inactive ATP-dependent zinc metalloprotease FTSHI 1, chloroplastic yields the protein MYFSAVGLGPFQNNPSPTLFQPQPSIIRRDFSLHVKFQLQKRQKYWNCPVTSAKRVHFYHSPYTLFGKIKANSKASENLYGSNDEKDDFVTRILKENPSQVEPRYLIGNKLYTLKEKENLSNKNLDYGVVGLLKTLNLKSLLSKTRYEGQLTKSGEEVYLKDILREYKGKLYVPEQIFGANFSDEEEFEKNVEELPKMSIEDFRKCMKSDKIKLLTFKENPASPYGVGFRDFVVELKEIPGERSLQRTKWAMRLDESQAQVMLEQYTGPRNEIEKQMMSFVGKLPEYPHPIASKISSRVMVELGVLTAVMTAAAIVVGGFLASAVFAVTSFIFAVAVYVVWPVVKPFLKFFFGIIFGVLERVWENFLDFFTDGGFFSKLYEVYTFGGVSASIEMLKPILLVFGTMVILLRFTLSRRPKNFRKWDIWQGIEFSQSKPQARVDGSTGVLFSDVAGIDEAVDELQELVRYLKNPELFDKMGIKPPHGVLLEGPPGCGKTLVAKAIAGEAGVPFYQMAGSEFVEVLVGVGSARIRDLFKRAKVNKPSVIFIDEIDALATRRQGIFSESTDHLYNAATQERETTLNQLLIELDGFDTGKGVIFLGATNRRDLLDPALLRPGRFDRKIRIRPPNAKGRLDILKVHARRVKISETVDLASYAKNLPGWTGAKLAQLLQEAALVAVRKGHSSIIQSDLDDAVDRLTVGPRRVGFELGHQGQCRRATTEVGTALTSHLLRRLENAQVERCDRVSIIPRGQTLSQVVFHRLDDESYMFERRPQLVHRLQVLLGGRAAEELIFGRDTSRASVNYLADASWLARKIITIWNLETPMVIHGEPPPWRKSPKFVGPRLDFEGSLYDDYGLIERPVNFNLDDEIARRTEELMREMYAMTLALLKRHQAALFKTVKVLLNQKEISGEEIDFILDSYPPHTPINLILEEGDPGSLPFFSQKQKQDTELEYSLLSS from the exons atgtatttctCGGCTGTGGGTTTGGGTCCCTTTCAGAATAATCCATCACCTACACTTTTTCAGCCCCAACCCTCCATTATTCGTCGGGATTTCTCACTGCACGTCAAATTCCAACTTCAAAAACGTCAAAAGTATTGGAATTGTCCTGTGACAAGTGCAAAAAGAGTTCATTTTTATCATTCTCCTTATACCCTTTTTGGTAAAATCAAAGCAAATTCAAAGGCTTCTGAAAATTTGTATGGTAGTaatgatgaaaaagatgatttTGTGACCaggattttgaaggaaaatccAAGTCAAGTTGAACCCAGGTATTTGATTGGGAACAAGTTATATACGCTGAAGGAGAAAGAGAATCTGAGCAATAAGAATTTGGATTATGGGGTGGTTGGACTGCTGAAAACCTTAAATTTGAAGTCACTCCTCTCCAAAACAAGATATGAGGGTCAGTTAACTAAGTCTGGGGAGGAGGTGTATTTGAAGGATATTTTGAGGGAGTATAAAGGGAAGCTTTATGTGCCAGAGCAAATCTTTGGTGCGAATTTTTCCGATGAAGAGGAGTTTGAGAAGAATGTAGAGGAGCTGCCCAAGATGAGTATTGAGGATTTCAGGAAATGTATGAAAAGTGATAAGATAAAATTGTTGACTTTCAAGGAAAATCCTGCTTCTCCTTATGGCGTTGGATTCAGGGATTTTGTTGTTGAGTTGAAAGAAATACCGGGTGAAAGGAGTTTGCAGAGAACTAAATG GGCAATGAGGCTGGATGAGAGCCAAGCACAAGTTATGTTAGAGCAGTATACTGGACCTCGAAACGAAATAGAAAAGCAAATGATG TCTTTTGTAGGGAAATTGCCAGAATATCCTCATCCCATAGCGTCTAAAATATCAAGTAGGGTGATGGTAGAACTTGGAGTGTTGACTGCTGTCATGACTGCAGCTGCCATAGTCGTTGGTGGATTCCTTGCTTCAGCAGTGTTTGCTGTGACCAGCTTCATCTTTGCTGTAGCTGTCTATGTAGTGTGGCCTGTTGTGAAACCATTTCTCAAGTTCTTTTTTGGTATCATTTTTGGTGTTCTAGAAAGAGTGTGGGaaaattttttagattttttcacTGATGGAGGGTTTTTCTCCAAGTTGTACGAAGTTTATACTTTTGGTGGTGTTTCCGCCAGTATTGAAATGCTAAAACCGATACTACTTGTATTTGGCACTATGGTTATTCTCCTCCGTTTTACTCTATCAAGAAGACCGAAAAACTTCAGAAAGTGG GATATATGGCAAGGCATTGAATTCTCTCAGTCTAAACCACAAGCCCGTGTGGAT GGTTCAACTGGAGTTTTGTTTAGTGATGTGGCTGGAATTGATGAAGCGGTAGACGAGCTCCAGGAG TTGGTAAGATACCTGAAGAATCCAGAATTGTTTGATAAAATGGGGATAAAACCTCCACATGGAGTACTTCTAGAAGGTCCTCCTGGATGCGGAAAG ACATTAGTTGCAAAAGCTATAGCTGGTGAAGCTGGAGTTCCATTTTATCAAATGGCTGGCTCTGAATTTGTTGAGGTTTTAGTTGGTGTTGGTTCTGCCCGCATCAGGGATTTATTCAAGAGAGCCAAG GTAAATAAGCCCTCGGTCATTTTTATTGATGAAATAGACGCGCTGGCTACAAG GCGTCAAGGAATTTTTAGTGAATCGACCGACCACCTGTACAATGCAGCCACCCAGGAAAGAGAAACTACGTTGAATCAGTTGTTGATAGAACTAGATGGGTTTGATACTGGAAAAGGAGTCATATTTTTGGGTGCTACAAACAGGAGGGATTTGTTAGATCCGGCTCTTCTTCGTCCTGGTCGATTTGATCGTAAG ATAAGAATCCGCCCTCCGAATGCAAAAGGAAGACTGGACATTCTAAAAGTTCATGCACGTAGAGTAAAAATTTCAGAAACTGTTGATTTGGCGAGTTATGCCAAAAACTTACCAG GATGGACGGGTGCAAAGCTGGCACAGCTTCTCCAGGAGGCAGCTCTTGTGGCAGTTAGGAAAGGGCACAGCTCAATTATTCAGTCAGATCTGGATGATGCAGTAGACCGTCTTACAGTAGGACCCAGACGAGTTGGATTTGAGCTGGGTCATCAGGGACAATGTCGTCGAGCTACTACTGAGGTAGGAACTGCTCTGACTTCTCACCTGCTAAGGCGTTTAGAGAATGCTCAAGTGGAACGTTGTGACCGTGTCTCAATTATTCCCCGTGGACAG ACTTTGTCCCAAGTTGTGTTCCATCGCCTTGACGATGAGTCGTACATGTTTGAGCGACGGCCACAGTTGGTGCACCGCCTTCAG GTTCTACTTGGAGGAAGAGCTGCAGAAGAGCTCATTTTTGGTCGGGATACATCAAGAGCATCAGTTAACTACCTTGCTGATGCATCTTGGCTTGCTCGTAAGATAATAACTAT ATGGAATTTGGAGACTCCCATGGTCATACACGGGGAACCTCCTCCTTGGAGGAAAAGTCCGAAGTTTGTTGGTCCACGCCTTGACTTTGAAGGATCACTGTATGATGATTATGGCCTGATTGAGCGCCCTGTCAACTTCAATTTGGATGATGAAATTGCAAGGAGGACAGAAGAGTTAATGCGTGAGATGTATGCCATGACTCTTGCTCTGCTGAAAAGGCATCAAGCTGCTTTATTTAAAACTGTAAAG GTTCTTCTTAATCAGAAAGAGATTAGCGGAGAGGAAATTGACTTTATCCTTGATAGTTATCCACCGCACACGCCCATAAATCTTATCTTAGAGGAGGGAGATCCTGGAAGCCTTCCCTTCTTCAGCCAAAAGCAAAAGCAGGATACAGAATTGGAGTACAGCTTATTATCCTCGTGA